The Solibacillus daqui genome has a segment encoding these proteins:
- a CDS encoding ABC transporter permease: MSFLEVLYFIVPSALLYATPLIFTGIGALFSERAGVIGLGVEGLMVVGAFTGIYVNLEFYDQFGKAVIWVALLAALVAGAIFSLIIAIAAVTFRADQTVTGVASNLLAAAITVFLVKLIYDKGQTDMIQAPIRRFEVPYLSDIPFFGKLLFHDVYATTIIALIVAIGAWYILFKTPFGLRIRAVGEHPMAADTMGINVAKMRYIGVMISGALAAVGGASLAMTVSGDFSASTIAGQGFIAIAAMIFGKWHPLGTLGAALFFGLAQTLSIAGGNIPFIQDIPPVILQILPYILTILALAGFIGKAVAPKASGIPYIKGKR; the protein is encoded by the coding sequence ATGAGCTTTTTAGAGGTGTTATACTTTATCGTCCCTTCTGCTCTACTTTATGCAACACCACTTATTTTTACAGGTATAGGCGCATTATTTTCTGAGCGTGCTGGGGTAATTGGTCTTGGTGTTGAAGGTTTAATGGTTGTTGGTGCGTTTACAGGGATTTATGTAAACTTAGAATTTTACGATCAATTTGGTAAAGCGGTTATTTGGGTCGCATTACTTGCCGCTTTAGTAGCAGGCGCCATCTTCTCTTTAATCATCGCTATAGCGGCAGTAACATTCCGCGCAGACCAAACTGTTACAGGGGTAGCGTCCAATTTGTTAGCCGCTGCGATTACAGTATTCTTAGTAAAATTAATTTATGATAAAGGCCAAACGGATATGATCCAGGCACCGATTCGTCGTTTTGAAGTGCCATATTTATCAGATATACCGTTCTTTGGTAAGCTACTATTCCATGATGTATATGCAACAACGATTATCGCGTTAATCGTAGCAATTGGTGCTTGGTACATTTTATTCAAAACGCCATTTGGTTTACGTATTCGTGCAGTTGGGGAACATCCAATGGCAGCAGATACGATGGGGATTAACGTAGCAAAAATGCGTTATATCGGTGTTATGATTTCAGGTGCATTAGCGGCAGTTGGTGGTGCGTCATTAGCAATGACTGTATCAGGCGACTTCTCAGCTTCAACAATTGCGGGGCAAGGGTTCATTGCCATCGCAGCGATGATCTTTGGTAAATGGCATCCACTTGGTACATTAGGTGCCGCACTATTCTTCGGTTTAGCGCAAACACTAAGTATCGCAGGTGGTAATATTCCATTCATCCAGGACATCCCACCAGTAATTCTACAAATTTTACCGTATATATTAACGATTCTTGCATTAGCAGGTTTCATCGGTAAAGCAGTAGCACCAAAAGCGTCAGGTATACCTTACATTAAAGGTAAGCGATAA
- a CDS encoding ABC transporter permease, whose translation MSNRTINILVPVISVILGLLVGGIVMIVSGYNAIDGYIALWNGIFGDAYSIGNTIRQITPYILSGLAVAFAFRTGLFNIGVEGQLLMGWVAAAYVGYAIEGLPRIIHLPLALLAAAAAGAFWAFIVGYLKAKLHVHEVIASIMLNYTALYVTNAVIRSLSDGGFKTPTVLESATLRNQWLREFTDNSSMHLGIIVAILMVFIMWFLLEKTTRGYELKAVGFNKNAAEYAGMNVKKNIILAMTISGVFAGLAGAMEALGTYQNASIKAAQSGIGFDGIAVALLGANNPIGVFFGASLFGSLKYGALNMPNAAGIPEEIVSIIIAVIIIFVASGYILRVGLEKFGKKKEGK comes from the coding sequence ATGTCTAATCGTACAATCAATATTCTCGTTCCTGTCATCTCCGTTATTTTAGGTTTATTAGTAGGTGGAATCGTGATGATAGTCAGTGGTTACAATGCCATTGATGGCTACATCGCGTTATGGAACGGTATTTTTGGTGATGCGTATTCAATAGGGAATACAATTCGTCAAATTACACCATATATTTTATCTGGTCTTGCGGTAGCGTTTGCGTTCCGTACAGGGCTATTTAATATCGGGGTAGAAGGTCAATTATTAATGGGATGGGTAGCAGCGGCATATGTTGGTTATGCAATTGAGGGCTTACCTCGTATTATCCATTTACCATTGGCTTTACTTGCAGCGGCAGCAGCGGGTGCTTTCTGGGCATTTATTGTTGGTTATTTAAAGGCCAAGCTTCATGTTCATGAAGTAATTGCTTCCATCATGTTAAACTATACAGCACTTTATGTTACAAATGCAGTCATTAGATCATTATCAGACGGTGGCTTTAAAACACCAACTGTTTTAGAATCGGCAACTTTACGTAATCAATGGCTACGTGAGTTTACAGATAACTCTAGTATGCATTTAGGGATTATTGTTGCCATTTTAATGGTATTTATTATGTGGTTCTTACTTGAAAAAACAACACGTGGTTACGAACTAAAGGCAGTAGGTTTTAACAAAAATGCTGCTGAATATGCAGGGATGAATGTAAAGAAAAACATCATTTTAGCAATGACAATTTCAGGTGTTTTTGCAGGTCTTGCTGGTGCGATGGAAGCCCTTGGTACATACCAAAACGCTTCGATTAAAGCAGCGCAATCTGGCATTGGTTTTGACGGAATCGCAGTAGCGTTACTTGGTGCCAATAACCCAATTGGTGTATTCTTCGGGGCATCATTATTTGGTTCTTTAAAATATGGGGCATTAAATATGCCAAACGCTGCTGGAATTCCAGAAGAAATCGTGTCAATTATTATTGCTGTAATTATTATATTCGTAGCTTCTGGCTATATTTTACGCGTTGGTTTAGAGAAATTCGGAAAGAAAAAGGAGGGCAAGTAA